The following coding sequences are from one Apodemus sylvaticus chromosome X, mApoSyl1.1, whole genome shotgun sequence window:
- the LOC127674630 gene encoding nuclear transport factor 2-like: MGDKPIWEQIGSSFIQHYYQLFDNDRIQLGTIYIDASCLTWEGQQFQGKAAIVEKLSSLPFQKIQHSITVQDHQPSPDSCIISMVVGQLKVDEDPIMGFHQMLLLHQ, from the coding sequence ATGGGAGACAAGCCAATTTGGGAGCAGATTGGATCCAGCTTCATTCAGCACTACTATCAGTTATTTGATAACGACAGAATCCAGCTAGGCACAATTTATATTGATGCATCATGCCTTACATGGGAAGGACAGCAGTTCCAGGGGAAAGCTGCCATTGTGGAGAAGCTATCTAGCCTTCCATTCCAGAAAATTCAGCATAGTATCACTGTGCAGGACCATCAGCCTTCACCAGATAGCTGCATCATCAGTATGGTTGTAGGCCAGCTCAAGGTTGATGAAGATCCCATCATGGGTTTCCACCAGATGTTACTATTGCACCAATGA